A region of the Candidatus Acetothermia bacterium genome:
TAGGCGAGGGCCTTCTTCGCCCGGTACCCCAAGTACCGGATCACCGCCGCCTGGGAGATGAACACGGCGATCGCCCCGGCGATGAACAGCGCCGGGACAAGGCAAGTGAGGACATGCTCCCGGGCGTAGTCCTGAAGGAGGAACGCCTCGGCCAGGGCCTTCTGGACCTTGGGGTGGGAGAACGGGACGAAGTACGCGGCGAGGAACGTGTCGAGGAGGATGAGGGTCAGGCGGAGCTCGCGCTTCACTGGGGGGTCCTTTCGCAGGTCAAGGTGCTCAAGCAGTCCAGGATGCGGGGGATGTCGGGGCTGGTCAGGCGCCACAGGATCCGTACCCCCTCCCGCCGGGAGGTGACGAGGCCGGCCCGGGAGAGGAGGGCGAGGTGGCGGGACACGACGGAGGGGTCAAGGCCGAGCAGGGGCACGAGCTCGCAGCCACACCGCTCGCCGCCCTCGAGGGCCCGGAGGACCTGGACCCGAGCCGGGGGGGCGAGGGCCTTCCCGATCGCCGCTAGTGTCTTGTCAGCTTACTGAGTGAGCGGAGGATCTGGTCGGCGGTC
Encoded here:
- a CDS encoding metalloregulator ArsR/SmtB family transcription factor; translation: MGKALAPPARVQVLRALEGGERCGCELVPLLGLDPSVVSRHLALLSRAGLVTSRREGVRILWRLTSPDIPRILDCLSTLTCERTPQ